The following are encoded in a window of Solidesulfovibrio magneticus RS-1 genomic DNA:
- the fliP gene encoding flagellar type III secretion system pore protein FliP (The bacterial flagellar biogenesis protein FliP forms a type III secretion system (T3SS)-type pore required for flagellar assembly.) codes for MTRPSHLLALAFFGALLALPTLALAQDAPSLTLSLAAGQTSPERVSTLLEILFALTVLSLAPSFVLTVTSFTRIIVVFSFLRQAMGVQQVPPTQILASLAIFLTAVIMYPTGKAINDNALQPYMNEEIGFTEALKKAEAPLREFLFKHTREKDLSVFYTITKMERPKDKGEVPTIMLAAGFMISELKTAFTIGFLIYIPFLILDMVISSILLAMGMMMLPPATIAMPFKLLLFVLVDGWGLIVASLVNSFTTT; via the coding sequence ATGACGCGCCCTAGCCACTTGTTGGCCCTAGCGTTTTTCGGGGCGCTGTTGGCCCTCCCGACCCTGGCCCTGGCCCAGGACGCGCCGTCGCTGACGCTCTCCCTGGCCGCCGGACAGACCTCGCCCGAACGCGTCTCCACCCTGCTCGAAATCCTGTTCGCCCTGACCGTCCTGTCCCTGGCCCCGTCGTTCGTGCTGACCGTCACCTCGTTTACCCGCATCATCGTGGTGTTTTCGTTTTTGCGCCAGGCCATGGGCGTGCAGCAGGTGCCGCCCACGCAAATCCTGGCCAGCCTCGCCATTTTTCTGACGGCCGTCATCATGTACCCCACCGGCAAGGCGATAAACGACAACGCCCTGCAACCCTACATGAACGAGGAAATCGGCTTCACCGAGGCCCTCAAAAAAGCCGAAGCGCCGCTGCGCGAATTCCTCTTCAAACACACCCGCGAAAAAGACCTGTCCGTCTTCTACACCATCACCAAGATGGAACGCCCCAAAGACAAAGGCGAAGTGCCCACCATCATGCTGGCCGCCGGGTTCATGATCAGCGAGCTCAAGACCGCGTTTACCATCGGCTTTCTCATCTATATCCCGTTTCTCATCCTCGACATGGTCATCTCGTCCATCCTGCTGGCCATGGGCATGATGATGCTGCCGCCGGCCACCATCGCCATGCCGTTCAAACTGCTGCTGTTCGTGCTCGTGGATGGTTGGGGTTTGATCGTGGCTTCGCTGGTCAACTCGTTTACGACGACGTGA
- the fliQ gene encoding flagellar biosynthesis protein FliQ: MTTDMVVALSRQAIELALFLALPMLGVSLVVGVFVSVLQAATQIQEMTLTFVPKILSMFIALLLAFPWMMDKMLNFTRELFMNIPTYLR, translated from the coding sequence ATGACCACGGATATGGTTGTCGCCCTGTCGCGCCAGGCCATCGAGCTGGCGCTGTTCCTGGCCCTGCCCATGCTCGGGGTGAGCCTGGTCGTCGGCGTGTTCGTCTCGGTGCTCCAGGCGGCCACCCAGATTCAGGAAATGACCCTCACCTTCGTGCCGAAGATCCTGTCCATGTTCATCGCGCTGCTCTTGGCCTTTCCCTGGATGATGGACAAGATGCTCAATTTTACGCGGGAGCTTTTCATGAATATCCCGACGTATTTGCGCTGA
- a CDS encoding sugar phosphate isomerase/epimerase family protein, whose protein sequence is MSRYFVNCNLRVARREPRLLHRHLVDGVPAELGLDPLLLDATDAAFHRELARLFADAGVPVTVHLPFFDLQPGSADARIRAASRDRLLGAMETAAIYAPRRMIGHAAYDRFLYIRSFPDWAQRSADTWAAVLAAWPGHPPLCLENTHETDPQTVSGTIAALRERLPAEETEIVGACFDVGHWYSFAEGKKRDNLDAWLDALAPYLLHLHLHDNDGSFDQHLGPGQGEIPFEAIFAGLAARQLTPTATFEPHTPEAFEAALAFVKAKGEFFGR, encoded by the coding sequence ATGTCGCGCTATTTCGTGAACTGCAATCTGCGGGTGGCCCGGCGCGAACCCAGGCTCCTGCACCGCCACCTGGTGGACGGCGTGCCGGCCGAACTGGGCCTGGACCCGTTGCTTCTCGACGCCACCGACGCCGCCTTCCACCGCGAACTGGCCCGGCTTTTCGCCGACGCCGGCGTGCCCGTCACCGTGCATCTGCCCTTTTTCGATCTCCAGCCCGGCAGCGCCGACGCCCGCATCCGGGCCGCCAGCCGCGACCGGCTGCTGGGGGCCATGGAAACGGCCGCCATCTACGCCCCGCGCCGCATGATCGGCCACGCCGCCTACGACCGCTTCCTCTACATCCGCTCCTTCCCCGACTGGGCCCAGCGTAGCGCCGACACCTGGGCGGCCGTGCTGGCCGCCTGGCCCGGCCATCCGCCCCTGTGCCTGGAAAACACCCACGAGACCGATCCCCAGACCGTTTCCGGGACCATCGCCGCCCTGCGCGAACGCCTGCCGGCCGAGGAAACCGAAATCGTCGGGGCCTGCTTCGACGTCGGCCACTGGTACAGCTTCGCCGAAGGCAAAAAGCGCGACAACCTGGACGCCTGGCTCGACGCCCTGGCCCCCTATCTGCTGCACCTGCACCTCCACGACAACGACGGCTCCTTCGACCAGCACCTCGGCCCCGGCCAGGGCGAAATCCCCTTCGAAGCGATTTTCGCCGGCCTGGCCGCCCGCCAGCTCACCCCCACCGCCACCTTCGAACCCCACACCCCCGAAGCCTTCGAGGCTGCCTTGGCGTTTGTGAAAGCGAAGGGGGAGTTTTTCGGCAGGTAG
- a CDS encoding L,D-transpeptidase family protein encodes MKRFGHALVLAVLLLLPCRPAAAEWTADVVDTEWFPKLSVAVDKKSQAFFLLSRQSPVRVAEFLPCATGQLLGDKFKEGDLRTPEGVYFIVRRKASGLNYELYGDLAFPLNFPNPADVVRKKTGHGIWIHGRGNSIVPYVTQGCVALNTPDLHRLDGDLALGTPVIIADEVRLAADAPRLKAEAKEVVEATKAWGKAWADRSEAFFGFHDAEKFAISEGQPFAAFRSQKERLFKSLPWIQVTLSDIRALPGPDYWVTYFVQVYRSPTLVSQGVKRLYWQRGNDDRFRIIGMEYEESPTLLAANAKTGKALANEAETVTTPPDAPSEEETQAKQLMDSHQAAMEKVAQKAFHSLPLKAPPTPEDHAILDVAQTGPVKPGVSPFATDAAKVVPPPPAAPAAAQPAPAAPAVPAAPAAPIQVAQAPEKSTVPQAPVVTPAAQAPAPAAKAPEPAAPAAQSVAPEQAAAIRAAVESWRAAWERGRIEDYLAHYADNAVQGSLKGKEAIRRQKAGLWQGHPPSRVTMEVLSAASEGDGFTVVCAMDYQGKSGGRESAGFKTLSLVPAGGKLVIAKERWSKQRPAIGLALAPAPAAPAVAAAPKAEPARPAPAVETPAPAVAPAPAPQTAAPVAAQAPANPAKADKPDKAGKEAAATAMIEAWRAAWERGRVGEYASFYADNAVQGDSKGREAIRSRKADIWKDKAPRKVAFSDLKITPRRDGYVVTFIQDYESRDGGSDRGKKTLYLAPSGNGFAIVEEKWSKM; translated from the coding sequence ATGAAACGATTCGGCCACGCCCTTGTCCTCGCCGTCCTGCTGCTGCTGCCGTGCCGTCCGGCGGCGGCGGAGTGGACGGCGGACGTGGTGGACACGGAGTGGTTTCCCAAGTTGTCCGTGGCCGTGGACAAGAAGTCCCAGGCCTTTTTTCTGCTTTCGCGCCAAAGCCCGGTGCGGGTAGCCGAGTTTCTGCCCTGCGCCACCGGCCAGCTCCTTGGCGACAAGTTCAAGGAAGGCGACCTGCGCACCCCCGAGGGCGTCTACTTCATCGTCCGGCGCAAGGCCTCGGGGCTCAATTACGAGCTCTACGGCGACCTGGCCTTTCCGCTCAATTTCCCCAATCCGGCCGATGTGGTGCGCAAAAAGACCGGCCACGGCATCTGGATCCACGGCCGGGGCAATTCCATTGTCCCCTATGTGACCCAGGGCTGCGTGGCGCTGAACACCCCGGATCTCCATCGTCTGGATGGCGATCTGGCCCTGGGCACGCCGGTCATCATCGCCGACGAGGTGCGCCTTGCCGCCGACGCCCCGCGCCTTAAGGCCGAGGCCAAGGAAGTGGTGGAGGCCACCAAGGCCTGGGGCAAGGCCTGGGCCGACCGTTCCGAAGCCTTTTTCGGCTTCCACGACGCCGAGAAGTTCGCCATCTCCGAAGGCCAGCCCTTCGCCGCCTTCCGCTCCCAGAAGGAACGGCTGTTCAAATCCCTGCCCTGGATTCAGGTGACCTTGTCCGACATTCGGGCCTTGCCCGGTCCCGACTACTGGGTCACCTATTTCGTCCAGGTCTACCGCTCGCCGACCCTGGTTTCCCAGGGCGTCAAACGTCTGTACTGGCAGCGCGGTAATGACGACCGTTTCCGCATCATCGGCATGGAGTACGAGGAATCGCCCACGCTGCTGGCCGCCAACGCCAAGACCGGCAAGGCCCTGGCCAACGAGGCCGAGACCGTCACCACGCCACCCGACGCCCCCAGCGAAGAGGAAACGCAAGCCAAACAACTCATGGACAGCCATCAGGCGGCCATGGAGAAGGTGGCCCAGAAAGCTTTCCATTCCCTGCCGCTCAAGGCGCCGCCCACCCCCGAGGACCATGCCATTCTCGACGTGGCCCAGACCGGACCGGTCAAGCCCGGGGTGTCGCCTTTCGCCACCGACGCCGCCAAGGTCGTGCCGCCGCCGCCGGCCGCACCGGCTGCGGCTCAGCCGGCCCCGGCCGCTCCTGCCGTTCCCGCTGCCCCGGCCGCACCGATTCAGGTGGCCCAGGCTCCAGAAAAATCGACTGTTCCTCAGGCCCCGGTTGTTACCCCGGCCGCCCAGGCTCCGGCCCCGGCGGCCAAGGCCCCGGAACCGGCCGCGCCCGCCGCCCAGTCGGTCGCGCCTGAACAGGCCGCCGCCATCCGCGCCGCCGTGGAAAGCTGGCGCGCTGCCTGGGAACGCGGTCGCATCGAGGACTATCTGGCCCATTACGCCGACAACGCCGTTCAGGGGAGCCTCAAGGGCAAGGAGGCCATCCGCCGCCAGAAGGCCGGGCTGTGGCAGGGCCATCCGCCAAGCCGCGTGACCATGGAGGTGCTGTCTGCCGCGTCCGAGGGCGACGGTTTCACCGTGGTCTGCGCCATGGACTACCAGGGCAAGTCCGGCGGCCGCGAAAGCGCCGGCTTCAAGACCCTGTCCCTGGTCCCTGCCGGCGGCAAACTGGTCATCGCCAAGGAGCGTTGGTCCAAACAGCGCCCCGCCATCGGCCTGGCCCTGGCTCCGGCACCGGCAGCGCCGGCTGTGGCCGCCGCGCCCAAGGCCGAACCGGCCAGGCCGGCTCCAGCTGTGGAAACGCCCGCGCCGGCCGTTGCACCGGCCCCTGCGCCGCAGACCGCTGCCCCCGTGGCCGCCCAGGCACCGGCCAATCCGGCCAAGGCCGACAAGCCCGACAAGGCCGGCAAGGAAGCCGCCGCCACGGCCATGATCGAGGCCTGGCGGGCCGCCTGGGAACGCGGCCGGGTGGGCGAATACGCCTCCTTCTACGCCGATAACGCCGTCCAGGGCGACAGCAAGGGCCGCGAGGCCATTCGCTCCCGCAAGGCCGATATATGGAAGGACAAGGCCCCGAGGAAAGTGGCTTTTTCCGACCTCAAGATCACCCCGCGCCGCGACGGCTATGTGGTGACCTTCATTCAAGACTATGAAAGCCGCGACGGCGGGTCGGACCGGGGCAAAAAGACGCTCTATCTGGCTCCCTCGGGTAACGGATTCGCCATCGTCGAAGAAAAATGGAGCAAGATGTAA
- the pyrE gene encoding orotate phosphoribosyltransferase — translation MSCPQNLDAAAMRGRLAALLMEKSYRAGEITLTSGRKSDYYFDCKQTALHPEGAWLIGNLLFDLLPADIVGVGGMTLGADPLVTAVSVASFLRHRPMPAFIVRKASKGHGTNQFLEGLSNFQPGDKVALLEDVVTTGGTLLTVIDRVQDAGLTIGAVVTVLDRNEGGSQRLAERGFPLLSIFTREALVAAAKEQPAS, via the coding sequence ATGTCCTGTCCGCAAAATCTTGACGCCGCCGCCATGCGGGGCCGCCTGGCCGCCCTGCTCATGGAAAAATCCTACCGCGCCGGAGAGATCACCCTGACCTCCGGGCGCAAGAGCGACTACTATTTCGACTGCAAGCAGACCGCCCTGCACCCCGAAGGGGCCTGGCTCATCGGCAATCTGCTGTTTGACCTGCTGCCGGCCGACATCGTCGGCGTCGGCGGCATGACGCTGGGGGCCGATCCGCTCGTCACGGCCGTGTCCGTGGCCTCGTTTCTGCGCCATCGCCCCATGCCGGCGTTTATCGTGCGCAAGGCCTCCAAAGGCCACGGCACCAACCAGTTCCTGGAAGGGCTGTCCAACTTCCAGCCCGGCGACAAGGTCGCGTTGCTGGAAGACGTGGTGACCACCGGCGGCACGCTTTTAACCGTCATTGACCGAGTCCAGGACGCCGGACTGACCATCGGCGCCGTGGTCACCGTCCTTGACCGCAACGAAGGCGGCAGCCAGCGTCTGGCCGAGCGGGGCTTTCCGCTGCTGTCCATCTTCACCCGTGAGGCCCTGGTCGCCGCCGCCAAAGAGCAACCGGCCTCCTGA